From a single Larus michahellis chromosome 18, bLarMic1.1, whole genome shotgun sequence genomic region:
- the NBR1 gene encoding next to BRCA1 gene 1 protein isoform X1, producing the protein MVPRGGRGAGRGRSAMLGSSGRLTDLPSLPRERGMEPQVNLRVTCRGETQSFLVSDSAHTTWADVEAMVKVSFDLDNIQIKYVDEDNDEVSVNSKEEYEEALKIAVKQGNQLQMNVYDENSSPKETSYSCSSQLREKTVTEKLALLKDEKKPLSPYSVLAQELEENLKNEKELTIQQKLNHTRTGRTNDNPPEWFTSYLETFREQVVKETVEKLEQKLYEKLVHHSQPPDFSESSITAAPPASESESVNGNQCDWLISCCNCQARIVGVRYQCSLCPAYNICEQCEAGTYAHDPNHVLLKLRRPVLCVAENYSPAEFSPRLPATLEQVRLQKQMDKRFLKAEKQRLRAEKKQRKAEVRELKKQLKLHRKIHLWNSVHVLETSGSPTLKSESLQPNTFMSPSQPIQAIVPTLSAVFVDENLPDGTHLQPGTKFVKHWRMKNTGNVEWSSDTKLKLMWGNLTLASSEKKDVLVPSLPSGQVGTVSVEFVAPNIEGTYTSHWRLSHRGEQFGPRIWCSIVVDPSPATDSVESNWKEKASSTKQDATLKTEAGAPLMGEIMEQAEIPLPTIPLKIKNLPSEREFYIPSVDLLTAQDLLSFELLDINIVQELERVPHNTPVDMTPCMSPLPHDSPLLEKPGLGQIEEENEGSGFKPVPGMTEACFPADTCMVKVKAEHPLNQEEGEEDMSGTQFVCETVIRSLTLDAAPDHKPPQKKKILQNSLQTLQDTFGCNMINEECPRIKTNSTSKKEAKIHQSEAMTEIACGDLPLSDERAIPCRDTGNSDGEEDDDKDDVQSQGSSASSEDYIIILPECFDTSRPLGESMYSSALSQPSLEKTGEPETGAANAEGGSQPQIHSVSDILSTSQTLPVVPLTPEAADTLPQTQRNLASLQNHISQEPNIPASENISSTPCNQIREEPSGEDSHEPGSSGLLTSKQRCSEYPRYPQGSSIAGELVKGALSVAASAYKALFAGPPIIEQQPAATEEHTATLLSSLCEMGFCDRQLNLQLLKKHNNNMVQVVTELLQISNSDWYSSRC; encoded by the exons ATGGTGCcgcgcggggggcgcggggcgggccggggccggtccGCCATGTTAGGCTCCTCGGGCCGGCTGACAGATCTTCCCTCGCTTCCTCGGGAGCGCGGCATGGAGCCGCAGGTGAACCTCCGCGTCACCTGCCGTGGGGAGACCCAGAGCTTCCTGGTGTCAGACTCGGCGCACACGACGTGGGCAGACGTGGAGGCTATG GTTAAAGTTTCATTTGACCTGGACAACATTCAGATCAAATACGTTGATGAGGATAACGATGAG GTCTCTGTGAATAGCAAAG AGGAATATGAAGAAGCTCTGAAG ATTGCAGTTAAACAAGGAAATCAACTTCAGATGAATGTGTATGATGAAAACTCTTCTCCGAAAGAAACTTCATATTCTTGTTCTTCGCAACTACGTGAAAAAACTGTGACAGAAAAGTTAGCACTTCTTAAAGATGAGAAGAAACCTCTTTCGCCCTATTCCGTGCTAGCTCAGGAGTTagaggaaaacttaaaaaatgaaaaggagctGACAATTCAG CAAAAGTTAAATCACACTAGAACAGGAAGAACAAATGATAATCCTCCAGAATGGTTTACTAGCTACTTGGAAACA ttcagggAACAAGTAGTTAAGGAAACTGTTGAGAAACTGGAACAGAAGCTGTATGAGAAGCTTGTTCATCACAGTCAGCCTCCAGATTTTTCCGAGAGCTCTATTACAGCAGCACCTCCAGCTTCAGAGAGTGAATCAGTGAATGGAAACCAGTGTGACTGGCTGATCTCCTGCTGCAACTGCCAGGCCCGAATTGTTGGAGTTCGCTACCAGTGCAG cctTTGTCCAGCCTACAATATCTGTGAACAGTGTGAAGCAGGAACGTATGCACACGATCCTAATCATGTCTTGTTAAAGCTGCGAAGACCTGTACTATGTGTTGCTGAGAATTACAGCCCTGCGGAGTTTTCGCCTCGCCTGCCTGCTACTCTGGAGCAAGTTAG GCTCCAGAAACAGATGGACAAAAgatttctgaaggcagaaaagcaaagattACGAGCAGAGAAGAAACAGCGAAAGGCAGAGGTCCGAGAGCTCAAAAAGCAGCTAAAACTGCACAGGAAAATTCATCTGTGGAACTCCGTCCATGTATTGGAAACTAGTGGCTCACCTACTCTGAAATCTGAGAGTCTCCAACCTAATACCTTCAT GAGTCCTAGTCAACCCATCCAGGCAATTGTCCCAACACTAAGTGCAGTATTTGTGGATGAGAATTTGCCAGATGGGACTCACTTGCAACCGGGAACAAAGTTTGTCAAACACTGGCGAATGAAAAATACTGGCAATGTGGAATGGAGCTCAGACACAAAG CTGAAACTTATGTGGGGAAATCTGACCTTggcatcttctgaaaaaaaagatgtgttAGTGCCATCCCTTCCATCGGGACAAGTAGGAACTGTTTCAGTTGAGTTTGTAGCTCCTAATATAGAAGGAACTTACACTTCTCACTGGAGACTGTCACACCGAGGGGAACAGTTTGGGCCCAGGATCTGGTGCAGTATTGTTGTGGATCCCTCCCCAGCTACTGACTCTGTAGAAAGCAATTGGAAGGAGAAAGCTTCCAGCACCAAACAG gaTGCTACCTTAAAGACAGAAGCAGGTGCTCCACTGATGGGTGAAATCATGGAGCAGGCTGAAATACCTCTGCCAACTATTCCTTTAAAGATCAAAAATCTGCCAAGTGAGAGGGAATTTTATATCCCATCTGTTGATCTTCTCACCGCACAG GATTTGCTGTCCTTTGAGCTGCTGGACATTAATATTGTGCAGGAATTGGAGCGAGTGCCACACAATACTCCTGTTG ACATGACTCCATGCATGTCCCCTTTGCCACACGATAGCCCCTTGCTGGAGAAACCTGGCTTAGGGCAGATAGAGGAGGAGAATGAGGGGAGCGGATTTAAACCAGTGCCTG GAATGACAGAAGCTTGCTTTCCTGCAGATACTTGCATGGTGAAAGTGAAAGCTGAACATCCGTTGAAccaggaagaaggggaagaagatATGAGTGGGACTCAGTTTGTCTGTGAAACTGTAATTCGCTCTCTAACCCTAGATGCTGCACCTGACCATAAGcctccacaaaaaaagaaaatcctgcaga ACTCTTTACAAACATTGCAAGACACCTTCGGTTGCAATATGATAAATGAAGAATGTCCTAGGATAAAAACCAATTCCACTTCCAAAAAGGAAGCAAAGATTCATCAGTcagaagcaatgacagaaattGCCTGTG GGGACCTTCCGCTGTCTGATGAGAGAGCAATCCCCTGTCGTGATACTGGCAATTCTGATGGAGAGGAAGATGATGATAAAGATGATGTTCAAAGTCAAGGCTCCTCTGCTTCATCAGAGGATTATATCATTATTCTCCCTGAGTGCTTTGACACCAGTCGCCCTTTGGGGGAGTCTATGTATAGTTCGGCTCTTTCTCAGCCCAGTCTGGAAAAGACAGGAGAACCTGAAACAGGAGCAGCGAATGCAGAAGGGGGCAGCCAGCCACAGATCCACAGCGTCAGTGATATTTTGTCAACGTCACAAACGCTGCCTGTAGTACCACTAACCCCAGAGGCTGCGGACACCTTACCCCAGACACAGAG GAATCTTGCATCTCTTCAGAATCATATCTCCCAAGAACCAAACATACCAGCTTCAGAGAATATCTCTTCTACTCCTTGTAATCAAATAAGAGAAG AACCCAGTGGTGAAGACAGTCATGAACCAGGATCTTCTGGACTTCTCACTAGTAAACAGAGGTGCTCAGAATATCCAAG ATACCCTCAAGGAAGCAGCATTGCAGGAGAACTAGTTAAAGGAGCTTTGTCGGTTGCTGCTTCTGCCTACAAAGCATTATTTGCTGGACCGCCCATTATAGAACAG
- the NBR1 gene encoding next to BRCA1 gene 1 protein isoform X6 produces MNVYDENSSPKETSYSCSSQLREKTVTEKLALLKDEKKPLSPYSVLAQELEENLKNEKELTIQQKLNHTRTGRTNDNPPEWFTSYLETFREQVVKETVEKLEQKLYEKLVHHSQPPDFSESSITAAPPASESESVNGNQCDWLISCCNCQARIVGVRYQCSLCPAYNICEQCEAGTYAHDPNHVLLKLRRPVLCVAENYSPAEFSPRLPATLEQVRLQKQMDKRFLKAEKQRLRAEKKQRKAEVRELKKQLKLHRKIHLWNSVHVLETSGSPTLKSESLQPNTFMSPSQPIQAIVPTLSAVFVDENLPDGTHLQPGTKFVKHWRMKNTGNVEWSSDTKLKLMWGNLTLASSEKKDVLVPSLPSGQVGTVSVEFVAPNIEGTYTSHWRLSHRGEQFGPRIWCSIVVDPSPATDSVESNWKEKASSTKQDATLKTEAGAPLMGEIMEQAEIPLPTIPLKIKNLPSEREFYIPSVDLLTAQDLLSFELLDINIVQELERVPHNTPVDMTPCMSPLPHDSPLLEKPGLGQIEEENEGSGFKPVPDTCMVKVKAEHPLNQEEGEEDMSGTQFVCETVIRSLTLDAAPDHKPPQKKKILQNSLQTLQDTFGCNMINEECPRIKTNSTSKKEAKIHQSEAMTEIACGDLPLSDERAIPCRDTGNSDGEEDDDKDDVQSQGSSASSEDYIIILPECFDTSRPLGESMYSSALSQPSLEKTGEPETGAANAEGGSQPQIHSVSDILSTSQTLPVVPLTPEAADTLPQTQRNLASLQNHISQEPNIPASENISSTPCNQIREEPSGEDSHEPGSSGLLTSKQRCSEYPRYPQGSSIAGELVKGALSVAASAYKALFAGPPIIEQQPAATEEHTATLLSSLCEMGFCDRQLNLQLLKKHNNNMVQVVTELLQISNSDWYSSRC; encoded by the exons ATGAATGTGTATGATGAAAACTCTTCTCCGAAAGAAACTTCATATTCTTGTTCTTCGCAACTACGTGAAAAAACTGTGACAGAAAAGTTAGCACTTCTTAAAGATGAGAAGAAACCTCTTTCGCCCTATTCCGTGCTAGCTCAGGAGTTagaggaaaacttaaaaaatgaaaaggagctGACAATTCAG CAAAAGTTAAATCACACTAGAACAGGAAGAACAAATGATAATCCTCCAGAATGGTTTACTAGCTACTTGGAAACA ttcagggAACAAGTAGTTAAGGAAACTGTTGAGAAACTGGAACAGAAGCTGTATGAGAAGCTTGTTCATCACAGTCAGCCTCCAGATTTTTCCGAGAGCTCTATTACAGCAGCACCTCCAGCTTCAGAGAGTGAATCAGTGAATGGAAACCAGTGTGACTGGCTGATCTCCTGCTGCAACTGCCAGGCCCGAATTGTTGGAGTTCGCTACCAGTGCAG cctTTGTCCAGCCTACAATATCTGTGAACAGTGTGAAGCAGGAACGTATGCACACGATCCTAATCATGTCTTGTTAAAGCTGCGAAGACCTGTACTATGTGTTGCTGAGAATTACAGCCCTGCGGAGTTTTCGCCTCGCCTGCCTGCTACTCTGGAGCAAGTTAG GCTCCAGAAACAGATGGACAAAAgatttctgaaggcagaaaagcaaagattACGAGCAGAGAAGAAACAGCGAAAGGCAGAGGTCCGAGAGCTCAAAAAGCAGCTAAAACTGCACAGGAAAATTCATCTGTGGAACTCCGTCCATGTATTGGAAACTAGTGGCTCACCTACTCTGAAATCTGAGAGTCTCCAACCTAATACCTTCAT GAGTCCTAGTCAACCCATCCAGGCAATTGTCCCAACACTAAGTGCAGTATTTGTGGATGAGAATTTGCCAGATGGGACTCACTTGCAACCGGGAACAAAGTTTGTCAAACACTGGCGAATGAAAAATACTGGCAATGTGGAATGGAGCTCAGACACAAAG CTGAAACTTATGTGGGGAAATCTGACCTTggcatcttctgaaaaaaaagatgtgttAGTGCCATCCCTTCCATCGGGACAAGTAGGAACTGTTTCAGTTGAGTTTGTAGCTCCTAATATAGAAGGAACTTACACTTCTCACTGGAGACTGTCACACCGAGGGGAACAGTTTGGGCCCAGGATCTGGTGCAGTATTGTTGTGGATCCCTCCCCAGCTACTGACTCTGTAGAAAGCAATTGGAAGGAGAAAGCTTCCAGCACCAAACAG gaTGCTACCTTAAAGACAGAAGCAGGTGCTCCACTGATGGGTGAAATCATGGAGCAGGCTGAAATACCTCTGCCAACTATTCCTTTAAAGATCAAAAATCTGCCAAGTGAGAGGGAATTTTATATCCCATCTGTTGATCTTCTCACCGCACAG GATTTGCTGTCCTTTGAGCTGCTGGACATTAATATTGTGCAGGAATTGGAGCGAGTGCCACACAATACTCCTGTTG ACATGACTCCATGCATGTCCCCTTTGCCACACGATAGCCCCTTGCTGGAGAAACCTGGCTTAGGGCAGATAGAGGAGGAGAATGAGGGGAGCGGATTTAAACCAGTGCCTG ATACTTGCATGGTGAAAGTGAAAGCTGAACATCCGTTGAAccaggaagaaggggaagaagatATGAGTGGGACTCAGTTTGTCTGTGAAACTGTAATTCGCTCTCTAACCCTAGATGCTGCACCTGACCATAAGcctccacaaaaaaagaaaatcctgcaga ACTCTTTACAAACATTGCAAGACACCTTCGGTTGCAATATGATAAATGAAGAATGTCCTAGGATAAAAACCAATTCCACTTCCAAAAAGGAAGCAAAGATTCATCAGTcagaagcaatgacagaaattGCCTGTG GGGACCTTCCGCTGTCTGATGAGAGAGCAATCCCCTGTCGTGATACTGGCAATTCTGATGGAGAGGAAGATGATGATAAAGATGATGTTCAAAGTCAAGGCTCCTCTGCTTCATCAGAGGATTATATCATTATTCTCCCTGAGTGCTTTGACACCAGTCGCCCTTTGGGGGAGTCTATGTATAGTTCGGCTCTTTCTCAGCCCAGTCTGGAAAAGACAGGAGAACCTGAAACAGGAGCAGCGAATGCAGAAGGGGGCAGCCAGCCACAGATCCACAGCGTCAGTGATATTTTGTCAACGTCACAAACGCTGCCTGTAGTACCACTAACCCCAGAGGCTGCGGACACCTTACCCCAGACACAGAG GAATCTTGCATCTCTTCAGAATCATATCTCCCAAGAACCAAACATACCAGCTTCAGAGAATATCTCTTCTACTCCTTGTAATCAAATAAGAGAAG AACCCAGTGGTGAAGACAGTCATGAACCAGGATCTTCTGGACTTCTCACTAGTAAACAGAGGTGCTCAGAATATCCAAG ATACCCTCAAGGAAGCAGCATTGCAGGAGAACTAGTTAAAGGAGCTTTGTCGGTTGCTGCTTCTGCCTACAAAGCATTATTTGCTGGACCGCCCATTATAGAACAG
- the NBR1 gene encoding next to BRCA1 gene 1 protein isoform X5, with protein sequence MNVYDENSSPKETSYSCSSQLREKTVTEKLALLKDEKKPLSPYSVLAQELEENLKNEKELTIQQKLNHTRTGRTNDNPPEWFTSYLETFREQVVKETVEKLEQKLYEKLVHHSQPPDFSESSITAAPPASESESVNGNQCDWLISCCNCQARIVGVRYQCSLCPAYNICEQCEAGTYAHDPNHVLLKLRRPVLCVAENYSPAEFSPRLPATLEQVRLQKQMDKRFLKAEKQRLRAEKKQRKAEVRELKKQLKLHRKIHLWNSVHVLETSGSPTLKSESLQPNTFMSPSQPIQAIVPTLSAVFVDENLPDGTHLQPGTKFVKHWRMKNTGNVEWSSDTKLKLMWGNLTLASSEKKDVLVPSLPSGQVGTVSVEFVAPNIEGTYTSHWRLSHRGEQFGPRIWCSIVVDPSPATDSVESNWKEKASSTKQDATLKTEAGAPLMGEIMEQAEIPLPTIPLKIKNLPSEREFYIPSVDLLTAQDLLSFELLDINIVQELERVPHNTPVDMTPCMSPLPHDSPLLEKPGLGQIEEENEGSGFKPVPGMTEACFPADTCMVKVKAEHPLNQEEGEEDMSGTQFVCETVIRSLTLDAAPDHKPPQKKKILQNSLQTLQDTFGCNMINEECPRIKTNSTSKKEAKIHQSEAMTEIACGDLPLSDERAIPCRDTGNSDGEEDDDKDDVQSQGSSASSEDYIIILPECFDTSRPLGESMYSSALSQPSLEKTGEPETGAANAEGGSQPQIHSVSDILSTSQTLPVVPLTPEAADTLPQTQRNLASLQNHISQEPNIPASENISSTPCNQIREEPSGEDSHEPGSSGLLTSKQRCSEYPRYPQGSSIAGELVKGALSVAASAYKALFAGPPIIEQQPAATEEHTATLLSSLCEMGFCDRQLNLQLLKKHNNNMVQVVTELLQISNSDWYSSRC encoded by the exons ATGAATGTGTATGATGAAAACTCTTCTCCGAAAGAAACTTCATATTCTTGTTCTTCGCAACTACGTGAAAAAACTGTGACAGAAAAGTTAGCACTTCTTAAAGATGAGAAGAAACCTCTTTCGCCCTATTCCGTGCTAGCTCAGGAGTTagaggaaaacttaaaaaatgaaaaggagctGACAATTCAG CAAAAGTTAAATCACACTAGAACAGGAAGAACAAATGATAATCCTCCAGAATGGTTTACTAGCTACTTGGAAACA ttcagggAACAAGTAGTTAAGGAAACTGTTGAGAAACTGGAACAGAAGCTGTATGAGAAGCTTGTTCATCACAGTCAGCCTCCAGATTTTTCCGAGAGCTCTATTACAGCAGCACCTCCAGCTTCAGAGAGTGAATCAGTGAATGGAAACCAGTGTGACTGGCTGATCTCCTGCTGCAACTGCCAGGCCCGAATTGTTGGAGTTCGCTACCAGTGCAG cctTTGTCCAGCCTACAATATCTGTGAACAGTGTGAAGCAGGAACGTATGCACACGATCCTAATCATGTCTTGTTAAAGCTGCGAAGACCTGTACTATGTGTTGCTGAGAATTACAGCCCTGCGGAGTTTTCGCCTCGCCTGCCTGCTACTCTGGAGCAAGTTAG GCTCCAGAAACAGATGGACAAAAgatttctgaaggcagaaaagcaaagattACGAGCAGAGAAGAAACAGCGAAAGGCAGAGGTCCGAGAGCTCAAAAAGCAGCTAAAACTGCACAGGAAAATTCATCTGTGGAACTCCGTCCATGTATTGGAAACTAGTGGCTCACCTACTCTGAAATCTGAGAGTCTCCAACCTAATACCTTCAT GAGTCCTAGTCAACCCATCCAGGCAATTGTCCCAACACTAAGTGCAGTATTTGTGGATGAGAATTTGCCAGATGGGACTCACTTGCAACCGGGAACAAAGTTTGTCAAACACTGGCGAATGAAAAATACTGGCAATGTGGAATGGAGCTCAGACACAAAG CTGAAACTTATGTGGGGAAATCTGACCTTggcatcttctgaaaaaaaagatgtgttAGTGCCATCCCTTCCATCGGGACAAGTAGGAACTGTTTCAGTTGAGTTTGTAGCTCCTAATATAGAAGGAACTTACACTTCTCACTGGAGACTGTCACACCGAGGGGAACAGTTTGGGCCCAGGATCTGGTGCAGTATTGTTGTGGATCCCTCCCCAGCTACTGACTCTGTAGAAAGCAATTGGAAGGAGAAAGCTTCCAGCACCAAACAG gaTGCTACCTTAAAGACAGAAGCAGGTGCTCCACTGATGGGTGAAATCATGGAGCAGGCTGAAATACCTCTGCCAACTATTCCTTTAAAGATCAAAAATCTGCCAAGTGAGAGGGAATTTTATATCCCATCTGTTGATCTTCTCACCGCACAG GATTTGCTGTCCTTTGAGCTGCTGGACATTAATATTGTGCAGGAATTGGAGCGAGTGCCACACAATACTCCTGTTG ACATGACTCCATGCATGTCCCCTTTGCCACACGATAGCCCCTTGCTGGAGAAACCTGGCTTAGGGCAGATAGAGGAGGAGAATGAGGGGAGCGGATTTAAACCAGTGCCTG GAATGACAGAAGCTTGCTTTCCTGCAGATACTTGCATGGTGAAAGTGAAAGCTGAACATCCGTTGAAccaggaagaaggggaagaagatATGAGTGGGACTCAGTTTGTCTGTGAAACTGTAATTCGCTCTCTAACCCTAGATGCTGCACCTGACCATAAGcctccacaaaaaaagaaaatcctgcaga ACTCTTTACAAACATTGCAAGACACCTTCGGTTGCAATATGATAAATGAAGAATGTCCTAGGATAAAAACCAATTCCACTTCCAAAAAGGAAGCAAAGATTCATCAGTcagaagcaatgacagaaattGCCTGTG GGGACCTTCCGCTGTCTGATGAGAGAGCAATCCCCTGTCGTGATACTGGCAATTCTGATGGAGAGGAAGATGATGATAAAGATGATGTTCAAAGTCAAGGCTCCTCTGCTTCATCAGAGGATTATATCATTATTCTCCCTGAGTGCTTTGACACCAGTCGCCCTTTGGGGGAGTCTATGTATAGTTCGGCTCTTTCTCAGCCCAGTCTGGAAAAGACAGGAGAACCTGAAACAGGAGCAGCGAATGCAGAAGGGGGCAGCCAGCCACAGATCCACAGCGTCAGTGATATTTTGTCAACGTCACAAACGCTGCCTGTAGTACCACTAACCCCAGAGGCTGCGGACACCTTACCCCAGACACAGAG GAATCTTGCATCTCTTCAGAATCATATCTCCCAAGAACCAAACATACCAGCTTCAGAGAATATCTCTTCTACTCCTTGTAATCAAATAAGAGAAG AACCCAGTGGTGAAGACAGTCATGAACCAGGATCTTCTGGACTTCTCACTAGTAAACAGAGGTGCTCAGAATATCCAAG ATACCCTCAAGGAAGCAGCATTGCAGGAGAACTAGTTAAAGGAGCTTTGTCGGTTGCTGCTTCTGCCTACAAAGCATTATTTGCTGGACCGCCCATTATAGAACAG